The DNA segment AATATCCGCTCATCAGTCAGTCTTCCCTAACTGTCGGACAGTAGTGTTGTCAAATATCATTTTATTCGTGTAAACTCAGGAGATATACAGAAGTTCTATGCTAACTGGTTAGTGTGCTACGCGGGAAGTTCACTTGATCTTGCTATCGTTGTACGCCTTAAGTGTGTCTATGTACATTTCGTGCAGACGTTTCTGCCATGCCTCTTACAATGGACGAGTCGAGGCGTGGTGGATCCGCCAGAAACTATTGTGAATTGTCAATACAATCTCAGGAGGTCGATATGTCTGATCAACAGGTCAATCATGACGTACAGAAATTGGTGGACTACGGCGAGCAACTAAAGGGCCATCACGAGCAGCTGCAGGGATTAGAGGATAATCCTCTCGGCGTACTGCAATCTCTGAATATAGAAGTTGAAAATGAATTCAAGGATGCCGTCACTTCGCAATTGCGGGAGTTTGCAGATATAACGCGTTCGCAAACGGATGGCGAGGGCATTGTCACCCTGGCAACTTCCGCCAGTGATGCACAAAAAGCCGGATCAACTGCGCCGGCTCCACCGAACGGGTTTCGGTTTGCAGGTTATGACGAGAATGAACAAAAGCCCAAACCGGTTGCCCCGGCCCCACCATCCGGGCTTCGGGTGGTAGTTGAACCTGCATCTAATGATGTGCCTGCTGAAGTGTTCAATGCTTTGCAATTTATGATAAAGCCATGGGGTATTGTGTTGGCGGTACACAAACCCGCGATGCAATATTTAAAAGGTGGCGCTACGATTACTGATGCAACTTTAGGAGCTGCTGCGTTACTTCTTCCGCTTATTCCTGTTGCTGGGCCAATATTGTCAGGGATTACGGCGTTTTTAGCTTTTTTTCTTACTGTAAATATTGGCGTGATTGAAATTATGGATCAGGGCAAGGGCGTTTATATTACGCTTACATGGCTGCATATTGTTTATTGTGGCGTTGGTTTGCTGGTGCCTGCTATTACACCGATTAAATAGTGAATTTGTGTTTTGGAAGCTGCCTTTTAAAGTTTATTGGTTTGAGGGTAACTGCTAATGTGGGAGAACTTTGGGGACATCCTACTATGCAAAACTATTGACGGGTAAGAAAACGAAGTTGATAAAAATGTATGATTATAGAGAAAAGGTCTTGGGGTTGCCCATCCTAAATATTAATTTTTCTAAAAATAACAATGTTTCTGAGAGACTGTTCAGCCTGATTATTAGTTGGCGGAACATCGGGATGGCGGAGAAAAGCAAAGAGCTGATGATCAACCTAAACCAAGGGTCAATCATGGGGTCTATAATAGCCACTGTTTGGCATATTCCCATTAGACAGGGTATTAACTGGGAGCATCCGGCAGTTCAAGTCGAGTCTCTTTCATCGACGGACCCCAATAGCCACAGATGCTCCCATAACCATTTACTTATCTTACTTCATAAAGAAGGCTGCTTGCTTTTCTTACCCGTTTCTTACTTTGTTTTTCTATTATAGACCCCCAGGATTAGACTGGAAAGCGGGCACAAATCATGAATCATGTGCACCTCCTGTTTAAAGTATATATTTTCGTATTTTATGTTGTTCCAGAAAACGGGGAGCATGTCATGTTAAGCTCTGAGTCAGAGCAACAAGAGGAGGGGGGGGGTACAAAATATAATAAAATGATATACTGTAAGTTGAAACAATAGCCGGGGGAAGCCACTGTGAAAAACCTGCCGGAGAAAAGGAGGGCGAATAATGAGGTACTGGATGCATTTCCTTATATTATCTTTAATGTTTACCGTCTTATCGGCAATAAACCCGCTTCAGGCAAGAGGGCAAGAGGATGTATGTAAGGAGAAGGGCATTGTTGTGAGGAACCTGACCACAATTGACCTTTGGTATAAAAAGAATGATGGAGACTGCTTTAAATGGAAGGTGAGCAAGATGTTTGTAATCAAACCAGGCGAGACCGTTGATATATTTTCCGACCTTACCTGTGAAACACCGTATTGCAAAGGGATTGATTATGAGAAATACCTCTCTTACGATACAGACGGGGACTGTCGTGTGAAGATAATACCGGGCTGCACACTCTCTGATATGTAACCCGGGCTTAAATCTCCTCAGAGTTCCGACAGTAACTTCTCTGCCACCGCTCTGTTCATGCCCTTGACCCTGGCTATGTCTTCAACAGATGCCTTTTTAATGGCCTCAATTGAGCCGAAGTGTTTTAGGAGGGCAAGCCTCCTCTTCTTTCCAATCCCCTTTATACTCTCAAGCCTTGACTCAAGGAGCCCCTTGCCCCGGAGTTTTCTGTGAAAATTGATTGCAAACCGGTGCGCCTCATCACGCAGACGCCTCAGAAGGAGTGCATCAGGACCGCTGTCTTCAAGGAGAACATTCGTTCCATCTTTCAGAAACGCCCTGTCAGGCCCCTTTGCTATTGCAACAACATCGACATCATGGACATCCTCTCCCATCACCTCTGACAAAGCACTCATGGCTACCTCAAAGTGCCCCCTGCCACCGTCTATCAATATCAGGTCAGGAATGTTGCCATTCAGATTGTTGATTGTGCGTATAATAATCTCCCTCATCATCGAGTAATCATCCATTCCGCTGACATCCCTGATCTTAAGGAGCCTGTACATCTCTTTTCTGAATTCACCATCCTCCCACCAGACAAAGGCACCAACGGAATAGCTGCCGAAGATTGTGGAGACATCAAAGGCCCCGATTGAGCCGGGTATCTTTTTAAGCCCGCGCCTTTCTTTGAGTTGCTTCATCACTTCCTTTGATGCAGCGCCTTTTCCGGTATGCAGGATAATCCTTGCGTTCTCTGAAGCCATATTGATCAGGTCTTTCTTCTTACCCCTTTCAGGGAGCCTGATTTTTACCCTTCTCCCTTTTTTTGCAGACAGCCACTTCCCGAGTTCCTCAACGCCCTCGGGCCTTACCTGAACCACTATTTCATCAGGCGGAATTATCTCCTTTGCATAAAAGAGTGTAATGAATTTTTCAAAGAGTTCCTCCCCGGGAATGAACTCCGTATCTTTAAGATGAAAATCCTTTGCACTTATCAGGATACCGTTTCTTATAAAGAAGACCTGGAAGACCGTATCAACACCTTCGCGGTAAAATCCTATCACATCAATATCACCAAGCTCCGGAGATACAACCTTTTGTGACTCAAAGGCCCCCCTGAGTGCCTGCAACCTGTCCCTTATCCTGGCAGCCTCTTCAAACCTCAGATCTTCGGAAAACCTCAGCATCCTCCCCTCCAGCTCCTCTATCAACTCCTTCTTCTCTCCCTTCAGAAACCTTTCAACCTCTTTTACTGCCCTGAGGTATTCATCCCTTGAAACAAGCCCGGCACACGGGGCGGGACATCTGCCCATCTGGTACTGAACGCAGGGACGCATGGGCCTGTCCAGCCTGTAACGGCAAGGTCTTATGTTAAAATGTCTCCTGACAAAGGCGAGTGTCTCCCTCACTGATGAGGCCGGGATATAAGGCCCGAAATAGATGGCACCGTCCCTTGTTATCCTCCTGACAACCTCAAGGCGCGGCCACTCCTCGTTGATGGTGAGTTTGAGGT comes from the Nitrospirota bacterium genome and includes:
- the uvrC gene encoding excinuclease ABC subunit UvrC; the encoded protein is MAEQAVDLGEKLKSVPEKPGVYMFKDRKDRILYIGKARNLRNRLKSYFQQSVNLGPRKTAMLGRVRDFAFLVTETEVEALALEANLIKQHKPRYNVILRDDKNYPYLKLTINEEWPRLEVVRRITRDGAIYFGPYIPASSVRETLAFVRRHFNIRPCRYRLDRPMRPCVQYQMGRCPAPCAGLVSRDEYLRAVKEVERFLKGEKKELIEELEGRMLRFSEDLRFEEAARIRDRLQALRGAFESQKVVSPELGDIDVIGFYREGVDTVFQVFFIRNGILISAKDFHLKDTEFIPGEELFEKFITLFYAKEIIPPDEIVVQVRPEGVEELGKWLSAKKGRRVKIRLPERGKKKDLINMASENARIILHTGKGAASKEVMKQLKERRGLKKIPGSIGAFDVSTIFGSYSVGAFVWWEDGEFRKEMYRLLKIRDVSGMDDYSMMREIIIRTINNLNGNIPDLILIDGGRGHFEVAMSALSEVMGEDVHDVDVVAIAKGPDRAFLKDGTNVLLEDSGPDALLLRRLRDEAHRFAINFHRKLRGKGLLESRLESIKGIGKKRRLALLKHFGSIEAIKKASVEDIARVKGMNRAVAEKLLSEL